The following proteins are co-located in the Chryseobacterium daecheongense genome:
- a CDS encoding DeoR/GlpR family DNA-binding transcription regulator has protein sequence MIKAERQDRILEYLAKDKKVLLDQLSKTLKVSEDTIRRDIKELSDKGLLKAVRGGALQRSSMPLHFKDRQNIDVAHKKMIAEKVLEYITPGMVLLVDSGTSALAVVANLPKDIALTVVTNSFPVASLLEDHTEIEVLFMGGMLNKISFSTTGYETIQSIRNIRADICLLGVCSIDLEMGVTGDDYEDSLVKRVMIETSKCTIALSTSDKLGKSESFYICATNSLNVIITEADPDSDYLKPYIEAGIEVR, from the coding sequence ATGATAAAAGCTGAAAGACAGGATCGCATTCTGGAATATCTGGCCAAGGACAAAAAGGTTTTGCTTGATCAATTGAGCAAAACTCTTAAAGTATCTGAAGATACCATACGCCGGGATATTAAAGAATTATCCGATAAAGGGTTGCTTAAAGCTGTCCGTGGTGGTGCTCTTCAACGGTCATCAATGCCGTTGCATTTTAAGGACCGACAGAATATTGATGTGGCCCACAAAAAGATGATTGCAGAGAAGGTTTTGGAATATATCACTCCCGGAATGGTTCTGCTTGTGGATTCAGGAACCTCAGCATTGGCTGTAGTAGCGAATTTGCCAAAGGATATCGCTTTAACTGTTGTCACCAATAGCTTTCCTGTGGCTTCTCTTTTGGAAGACCATACAGAAATTGAAGTTTTGTTTATGGGGGGAATGCTGAATAAAATTTCATTCTCTACAACAGGATACGAAACCATACAAAGTATAAGAAATATCAGGGCAGATATCTGTCTACTAGGTGTTTGCAGTATTGATCTGGAGATGGGTGTGACGGGAGATGATTACGAAGATAGTCTGGTTAAAAGAGTAATGATAGAAACTTCAAAATGTACGATTGCCTTATCGACCTCAGATAAACTGGGAAAATCGGAATCCTTTTACATATGCGCCACGAATTCCCTGAATGTGATCATCACAGAAGCTGATCCCGATTCTGATTATTTAAAACCTTATATAGAAGCGGGTATAGAAGTACGGTAA
- the ilvA gene encoding threonine ammonia-lyase IlvA produces MKSKTITFPSLDAVKKARKTLENIVNTTPLQESVRLSRQIGANIFLKREDMQPVRSYKIRGAYNKIYSLHRDDKTGNGVVCASAGNHAQGVAFACRKLKINGTIFMPVTTPKQKLEQVAMFGEQYVEIKLIGDTFDDSKNAAIAYSENSGAEFIHPFDDVEIIEGQATLAMEILEQAKDPIDFVLVPLGGGGLAAGIITVFSILSPQTKIIIAEPKGAASMKASVEAGTNIELLHIDKFVDGAAVQKVGDLTFEICRDHIHECIAVHEGKVCETLLELYNKDAMVLEPAGALTIAALELCKEEIAGKNVVCIVSGSNNDITRTEEIKERAMLYKGLKHYFIVKFPQRPGALKEFVLSVLGTSDDITFFEYTKRNSRETASAIVGIEVPSFSDFEGLLKRMKQAGYYESYLNDSPNMMNILI; encoded by the coding sequence ATGAAAAGTAAAACCATTACTTTCCCTTCCTTAGATGCTGTTAAAAAGGCCCGGAAAACCCTGGAAAATATTGTCAATACAACACCACTGCAGGAAAGCGTTAGACTTTCCAGACAGATTGGAGCGAATATTTTTTTGAAAAGGGAAGATATGCAACCGGTCCGTTCCTATAAGATCAGGGGTGCCTATAATAAAATCTACAGCCTCCACAGAGATGATAAAACCGGAAATGGTGTTGTTTGTGCCAGTGCAGGAAATCATGCCCAAGGCGTTGCTTTTGCATGCAGGAAACTGAAGATCAACGGAACGATTTTCATGCCCGTCACGACTCCTAAGCAAAAACTGGAGCAGGTAGCCATGTTTGGGGAACAGTATGTTGAAATAAAGCTTATAGGCGATACTTTTGATGACTCAAAGAATGCGGCCATAGCATACAGTGAAAATTCGGGAGCTGAATTTATTCATCCATTTGATGATGTGGAAATCATTGAAGGCCAGGCTACCTTGGCCATGGAAATTCTGGAACAAGCAAAAGATCCTATAGATTTTGTACTTGTACCACTTGGAGGAGGTGGGTTAGCTGCTGGCATTATCACTGTGTTTTCGATTTTATCACCTCAAACGAAAATCATTATTGCAGAACCAAAGGGAGCTGCATCGATGAAGGCATCTGTAGAAGCAGGAACCAATATCGAATTGTTGCACATTGATAAATTTGTAGATGGAGCTGCTGTTCAAAAGGTAGGTGACCTTACTTTTGAAATCTGCAGGGACCATATCCATGAGTGTATTGCTGTTCATGAAGGAAAAGTATGTGAAACTTTATTGGAACTTTACAACAAGGATGCAATGGTGCTTGAGCCTGCAGGTGCATTGACGATAGCTGCACTGGAGCTCTGTAAAGAAGAGATAGCAGGAAAAAATGTTGTATGTATTGTAAGCGGAAGTAACAATGATATTACAAGGACGGAGGAGATTAAAGAAAGGGCAATGCTTTATAAAGGATTGAAACATTATTTTATTGTAAAATTTCCTCAGCGACCGGGTGCTCTTAAAGAATTTGTTCTGAGTGTTTTGGGAACATCGGATGATATTACTTTTTTTGAATATACCAAAAGGAATTCCCGGGAAACTGCTTCAGCGATCGTTGGTATTGAAGTTCCTTCTTTTTCAGACTTTGAAGGATTATTAAAGAGAATGAAGCAGGCAGGGTATTATGAATCATATCTCAATGATTCCCCCAATATGATGAATATTTTAATTTAG
- a CDS encoding helix-turn-helix domain-containing protein, whose translation MKHISIIVYEDAMPTAVSTVTALLSSANEMALMNGRPLPFHIELIGIHHKEVSSGLPMQFCCSRTLAEKFDTDVVIVAPMKSGQEDVNAILTKNAVLTGWILKKYEQKCEIISLCTGAYFLAESGLLDHMPATSHWNAIEDLQYRYPLIDFKPDHVVTHSKAIITGGGGFSSLNAILYFIEKNCGKEVAVSLSKFYALDYGRSSQGIFTIFSGQRRHNDDEIHKAQSYIEKEFTTEISVEQIASQVNMSRRNFIRRFKNATSLNPIEYIQRVKVEAAKKALESGEHNIADVTYSIGYNDLKTFRTVFKRITGLTPADYRNKYKSQEID comes from the coding sequence ATGAAACATATTTCAATTATAGTGTATGAAGATGCCATGCCTACAGCCGTCTCCACGGTAACAGCACTTTTAAGCAGTGCCAATGAGATGGCATTAATGAATGGCAGGCCACTTCCCTTTCATATAGAACTTATCGGGATTCATCATAAAGAAGTTTCATCCGGGCTGCCTATGCAGTTTTGCTGTAGCAGAACACTGGCAGAAAAATTCGATACGGATGTTGTGATTGTGGCTCCCATGAAATCCGGACAGGAAGATGTGAATGCCATATTAACAAAAAATGCTGTACTGACGGGATGGATTCTGAAAAAGTATGAACAAAAATGTGAGATCATCAGTCTTTGTACCGGAGCATATTTCCTTGCTGAAAGCGGGCTTCTTGATCATATGCCTGCTACTTCACATTGGAACGCTATAGAAGATCTTCAGTATCGATACCCTTTGATCGATTTCAAACCGGACCATGTGGTTACCCATTCTAAGGCGATCATTACAGGTGGTGGCGGATTTTCATCATTGAATGCAATTTTGTATTTCATTGAAAAAAACTGCGGTAAAGAAGTGGCGGTTTCTTTAAGCAAATTCTATGCTCTTGACTATGGACGAAGTTCCCAGGGCATTTTTACAATCTTTTCCGGACAGCGCAGGCATAATGATGATGAAATCCATAAAGCACAAAGTTATATTGAAAAGGAATTTACAACAGAAATTTCAGTAGAACAGATCGCCAGCCAGGTGAATATGAGTCGCAGAAATTTTATCCGCCGTTTTAAAAATGCGACTTCCCTAAATCCTATAGAGTACATCCAGCGTGTAAAGGTAGAAGCTGCAAAGAAAGCTCTTGAATCTGGAGAACACAATATTGCTGACGTTACTTACAGTATCGGCTATAACGATCTTAAAACCTTCAGAACGGTCTTTAAAAGAATCACAGGACTCACTCCGGCAGATTACAGGAACAAATATAAAAGCCAGGAAATAGATTAA
- a CDS encoding helix-turn-helix transcriptional regulator, with amino-acid sequence MEKKDNAPLKISSISELHDILQVPKPLHPLISLVDNTTMSVNKEILNRNFVLNFYKISYKFSENGKMGYGQGYYDFNEGGMMFTAPNQILSTDEEAEYHGYTLFIHPDFIRNYPLAKNIKKYGFFSYDTNEALHLSDKEKKLIVGLLDNINGELHTAIDDISQDVIISYIEVLLNYSNRFYKRQFITRKTVSNDLLSRMEKILENYFEDQETLQNGLPTVEFLASRLNLSPHYLSDMLRNLTGQNAQQHIHEKLIEKAKEYLTTTSLSVAEIAYQLGFEHSQSFNKLFKKKMNITPLMFKQSFN; translated from the coding sequence ATGGAAAAGAAAGATAATGCTCCTCTGAAAATTTCCTCTATTTCCGAGCTGCACGATATATTACAGGTTCCCAAACCGCTACATCCTCTGATCAGTCTTGTGGATAATACCACAATGAGTGTAAATAAAGAAATACTAAACCGGAATTTTGTCTTGAATTTTTACAAGATATCATATAAATTTTCTGAAAACGGGAAAATGGGATATGGGCAAGGATATTATGACTTTAACGAGGGTGGAATGATGTTTACGGCTCCCAACCAGATCCTGTCCACTGACGAAGAAGCGGAATACCATGGATATACCTTATTCATACATCCTGATTTTATTAGGAATTATCCCTTGGCTAAGAATATAAAGAAATATGGCTTCTTTTCTTACGATACAAATGAAGCACTTCACTTATCCGACAAAGAGAAGAAGCTTATCGTAGGATTGCTGGATAATATCAATGGAGAACTCCATACTGCGATTGATGATATCAGCCAGGATGTCATTATATCTTATATTGAAGTATTACTCAATTACAGCAACAGATTTTATAAGCGTCAGTTTATTACCCGCAAAACCGTAAGCAATGATCTTCTTTCCCGGATGGAAAAGATCCTGGAGAATTATTTTGAAGATCAGGAGACCTTACAAAATGGACTTCCTACCGTTGAGTTTCTGGCTTCCCGACTGAACCTGTCACCCCATTACCTGAGTGATATGCTTCGTAACCTTACAGGTCAAAATGCCCAGCAACATATCCATGAAAAATTAATTGAAAAAGCGAAAGAATATCTTACAACCACAAGCTTATCTGTAGCAGAAATAGCTTATCAGCTGGGATTCGAGCATTCACAATCATTTAATAAATTATTCAAAAAGAAAATGAATATTACACCCCTAATGTTTAAGCAATCGTTTAACTGA
- a CDS encoding 5'(3')-deoxyribonucleotidase, which yields MKNKKETIAIDMDGVIADVEAQLIDWYHRDHGILISREDMIGKPEPDAFPNKEVIFEYLQTPGFFRTLPVMPGAIEVVQELMKDYDVYIVTAAMEFPLSLYEKYQWLQEHFPFISWKNIIMCGDKSVIDTDYLIDDHIKNLDFCKGRPIMFNAGHNSNIDHHQRVNTWGEVRTLFNDIRNLSKSEAV from the coding sequence ATGAAAAATAAAAAAGAAACGATCGCTATAGATATGGACGGTGTAATAGCAGATGTAGAGGCACAATTAATCGACTGGTATCACAGGGATCATGGCATTTTAATCAGCCGGGAAGATATGATTGGTAAACCGGAACCGGACGCTTTTCCCAACAAAGAAGTAATATTCGAATATCTGCAAACTCCGGGATTTTTCCGCACCTTGCCAGTGATGCCTGGTGCCATAGAGGTAGTACAGGAACTGATGAAAGATTATGATGTATATATTGTGACAGCAGCAATGGAGTTTCCGCTTTCATTATATGAAAAATACCAATGGCTGCAGGAGCACTTCCCTTTTATTTCATGGAAAAATATCATTATGTGCGGAGATAAGAGTGTAATCGATACGGACTACCTTATTGATGACCATATTAAAAATCTGGATTTCTGTAAAGGAAGACCAATTATGTTTAACGCAGGACACAACAGTAATATAGATCACCATCAAAGAGTAAATACATGGGGTGAAGTACGGACATTATTCAATGATATCAGGAATTTAAGTAAATCTGAAGCTGTTTAA
- the ilvC gene encoding ketol-acid reductoisomerase has product MALIKFAGVEENVVTREEFPIEKAQDVLKNETVAVLGYGIQGPGQALNLQDNGINVIVGQRKNSKSWDKAVQDGFIPGETLFELEEAAQRGTILCYLLSDAAQIEFWPTLEKHLTPGKTLYFSHGFGITYNHQTNIVPSKEVDVVLVAPKGSGTSLRRLFVEGKGLNSSYAIHQDATGNAKDKVIALGIAVGSGYLFETNFKKEVYSDLVGERGSLMGAIQGLFAAQFEVLRAQGHSPSEAFNETVEELTQSLMPLVAENGMDWMYANCSTTAQRGALDWWKKFYDATKPVFEELYQSVKEGTESQKSISSNSKENYREGLNKELEELRNSELWQAGKVVRSLRPDREYEYEK; this is encoded by the coding sequence ATGGCATTAATTAAATTTGCAGGAGTAGAAGAAAATGTAGTAACAAGAGAAGAATTTCCAATTGAAAAAGCGCAGGATGTATTAAAAAATGAGACTGTAGCGGTTTTAGGATATGGTATCCAGGGACCTGGTCAGGCTTTAAACCTTCAGGATAACGGAATCAATGTAATTGTCGGACAACGTAAGAATTCTAAAAGTTGGGATAAGGCAGTACAAGATGGATTTATTCCGGGTGAAACATTATTTGAATTAGAAGAAGCAGCACAAAGAGGAACTATTCTGTGCTATCTTTTAAGTGATGCTGCACAGATTGAATTCTGGCCAACATTAGAAAAACACCTTACCCCTGGAAAAACATTATATTTCTCACATGGTTTCGGAATTACCTATAATCACCAGACTAATATCGTACCGTCTAAAGAGGTAGATGTGGTTTTGGTGGCGCCTAAAGGATCCGGAACATCTTTAAGAAGACTTTTTGTGGAAGGTAAGGGATTGAACAGCAGTTATGCCATCCATCAGGATGCAACGGGAAATGCGAAGGATAAAGTAATTGCATTAGGGATTGCGGTAGGCAGCGGATATTTGTTCGAAACCAACTTTAAGAAAGAAGTATATAGTGATCTGGTAGGAGAAAGGGGCTCATTGATGGGTGCAATACAGGGACTTTTTGCAGCTCAGTTTGAAGTATTGAGAGCTCAGGGACATTCACCTTCCGAAGCCTTTAATGAAACCGTTGAGGAATTAACACAGTCTTTAATGCCTTTGGTGGCAGAGAACGGAATGGATTGGATGTATGCCAACTGTTCAACAACAGCCCAAAGAGGAGCTTTAGATTGGTGGAAAAAGTTTTATGATGCTACTAAACCTGTATTTGAAGAACTATATCAAAGTGTGAAAGAAGGAACTGAATCACAAAAATCAATTTCAAGTAACAGTAAAGAAAATTACAGGGAAGGCCTTAACAAAGAGCTTGAAGAATTGAGAAACAGCGAATTATGGCAAGCCGGGAAAGTCGTAAGATCGTTACGTCCGGATAGAGAATATGAATATGAAAAGTAA
- the ilvB gene encoding biosynthetic-type acetolactate synthase large subunit produces the protein MESTFNALETERSTQTIKKLKGAEVILEILKAENVNTIFGYPGGAVIPIYDALYDYKDDLKHILVRHEQGAIHAAQGFSRSSNHTGVAIATSGPGATNLVTGLADAMIDSTPVVCITGQVYASLLGSDAFQEVDVINVTAPVTKWNCQVTDAKDIPTALAKAFYIARSGRPGPVLVDITKNAQLQEIDFTGYEACNSIRSYHPKPRIRHEYIEQAALLINAAKRPFLLFGQGVIIGKAEKELQDLVEKTGIPAASTALGLGALSTEHPLYVGMLGMHGHYAPNKLTNDCDVIIAVGMRFDDRVTGKLDQYARQAKVVHLDIDLAEIDKNVKADVPVLGNCKETLPLLNEALSENSHKEWLDQFKELHREENLEVVHKELNPETEELTMGEVLKYLNQLTHGEYIICTDVGQHQMISCRYAEFKKSKRNVTSGGLGTMGFGLPAAIGAKMANPDKHVICIAGDGGFQMNIQELGTISQFGIGVKMIVLNNSFLGMVRQWQELFHDKRYSFVDITSPDFSAVAEAYGIKAKHVKERAFLESSLKEMLETEESYLLEIKVGKENNVFPMVPQGCSVSEIRLK, from the coding sequence ATGGAATCAACATTTAATGCATTAGAAACAGAAAGGTCTACACAGACCATAAAAAAATTGAAAGGGGCAGAAGTTATTTTGGAAATCCTGAAAGCTGAAAACGTCAATACGATCTTCGGATATCCTGGTGGAGCTGTCATTCCGATTTATGACGCATTATATGATTACAAAGACGATTTAAAGCATATTCTCGTTAGACATGAACAGGGAGCAATCCACGCAGCACAGGGGTTTTCCAGGTCTTCGAACCATACCGGTGTAGCTATTGCAACCAGTGGCCCGGGAGCAACCAATCTGGTAACAGGACTTGCAGATGCTATGATTGACAGCACACCGGTTGTTTGTATAACCGGACAAGTATATGCATCCCTTTTGGGATCTGATGCTTTTCAGGAAGTAGATGTGATCAATGTTACCGCTCCTGTTACCAAATGGAACTGTCAGGTAACAGATGCTAAAGATATTCCGACAGCTTTGGCAAAAGCTTTCTATATAGCAAGATCAGGGCGACCAGGTCCTGTATTGGTGGATATTACTAAAAATGCACAACTTCAGGAAATCGATTTTACAGGATATGAGGCCTGTAATTCCATCCGGTCTTATCATCCTAAACCTCGAATCAGGCATGAATACATTGAGCAGGCTGCTCTATTGATCAATGCTGCTAAAAGACCATTCCTACTTTTCGGGCAAGGAGTGATTATAGGAAAGGCAGAAAAAGAGTTACAGGATTTGGTTGAAAAAACCGGCATTCCTGCGGCTTCTACTGCTTTGGGTTTAGGAGCACTTTCTACAGAACATCCGCTTTATGTAGGAATGCTAGGAATGCATGGACATTATGCTCCTAACAAATTAACCAATGATTGTGATGTGATTATCGCTGTAGGAATGCGATTTGACGATCGTGTAACCGGAAAATTGGATCAATATGCCAGACAAGCTAAAGTAGTTCATCTCGATATTGACCTTGCGGAAATAGATAAAAATGTAAAAGCGGATGTCCCTGTTCTTGGTAATTGTAAAGAAACACTTCCTCTGCTGAATGAGGCTCTTTCAGAAAACTCACATAAAGAGTGGCTGGATCAGTTTAAAGAACTGCATCGTGAAGAAAATCTTGAGGTTGTACACAAGGAATTGAATCCGGAAACAGAAGAACTTACCATGGGAGAGGTGTTAAAATACCTGAACCAACTCACCCATGGAGAGTACATCATCTGTACGGATGTGGGACAGCACCAGATGATTTCCTGCAGATATGCTGAATTTAAAAAATCAAAAAGAAACGTCACTTCCGGTGGTCTTGGAACAATGGGATTTGGTCTTCCTGCAGCAATAGGTGCAAAAATGGCAAATCCTGACAAGCACGTGATCTGTATTGCGGGAGACGGTGGTTTTCAGATGAACATCCAGGAGCTGGGAACTATTTCACAATTCGGAATAGGGGTAAAGATGATTGTTCTGAATAATTCTTTTCTCGGGATGGTTCGTCAATGGCAGGAACTCTTTCATGACAAGCGATATTCTTTCGTGGATATTACCAGTCCGGACTTTTCTGCTGTTGCTGAAGCCTATGGTATTAAAGCAAAGCATGTAAAAGAGAGAGCTTTCCTGGAATCTTCATTAAAAGAAATGCTTGAAACAGAGGAATCTTATCTTCTGGAAATAAAAGTAGGGAAAGAAAATAATGTTTTCCCGATGGTTCCACAAGGATGCAGCGTAAGTGAAATCCGCTTAAAATAA
- the ilvN gene encoding acetolactate synthase small subunit, with protein MMNKQEYTISVFTENQVGLLARIATVFSRRGINIDSLNVSPTEITGISRFTIVVETTYETVRKISRQIQKLVEVIKVYYNTNEEIVWQELALFKIETNVVSEKFYVERILRQYGATIVSVRNDYTVFTIVGHHEEIGRFLDLLEPHGLIEFIRSGRVAVIKSNEAFHKKLTALEKMAYQ; from the coding sequence ATGATGAATAAACAGGAATACACCATAAGCGTTTTCACAGAAAACCAGGTAGGATTACTCGCCAGAATAGCAACGGTTTTTTCTAGAAGGGGGATTAATATAGACAGCCTGAATGTTTCACCTACAGAAATTACAGGTATTTCCAGGTTTACCATTGTAGTGGAAACTACATATGAAACTGTAAGGAAAATATCCCGCCAGATTCAGAAGCTGGTAGAAGTGATAAAAGTATATTACAATACCAATGAAGAAATCGTATGGCAGGAACTGGCACTTTTTAAAATAGAAACCAATGTCGTTTCTGAAAAATTCTATGTTGAAAGGATTTTAAGACAATATGGTGCAACCATCGTAAGTGTAAGAAATGATTATACTGTTTTTACGATTGTGGGACATCATGAAGAAATAGGCCGTTTCCTTGACCTTCTGGAGCCCCATGGTCTTATAGAGTTTATCAGAAGCGGAAGAGTAGCAGTTATTAAATCCAATGAAGCTTTCCATAAAAAGCTGACGGCCCTTGAAAAAATGGCTTATCAATAA
- a CDS encoding 3',5'-cyclic-nucleotide phosphodiesterase has translation MIKQFFSLAIILSTAICSAQNSFKVIPLGIYGGGYESNLSSYMAAPVHSDNYITLDAGTIRSGIEKAIEKGNFKQNSALQVIQQNIKGYLISHAHLDHVSGLIINSPDDTKKSVYILPSVGNIITDKYFSWQSWANFTDTGETPRLGKYKMISLEENREIPLTDTEMYVTAFPLSHVNPYQSTAFLLRYNDDYLLYLGDTGSDRIEKSNKLEKLWKQVAPYVNKQKLKGILIEVSFPNEQPDKSLFGHLTPALLENELNILNGFCQPEKLKNVPVIITHLKPVDDNIEKIKKQLKEKNTLGIRYIFPVQGEKITL, from the coding sequence ATGATAAAACAATTTTTCAGCCTGGCTATTATTTTGTCGACAGCCATTTGTTCCGCACAGAACAGCTTCAAAGTAATCCCATTGGGGATTTATGGTGGAGGTTATGAAAGTAATTTATCCAGCTACATGGCTGCTCCGGTGCATTCTGACAATTATATTACTCTTGATGCCGGAACAATACGTTCCGGAATTGAAAAAGCAATAGAGAAGGGAAATTTTAAACAAAATTCTGCATTGCAGGTGATCCAACAAAATATCAAAGGCTATCTTATCTCCCATGCACATCTTGATCATGTAAGCGGATTGATCATCAACAGCCCGGATGATACAAAAAAGTCCGTGTATATACTACCTTCTGTTGGAAACATCATTACAGATAAATATTTCTCGTGGCAAAGCTGGGCTAATTTTACCGATACCGGAGAAACACCCAGGTTAGGTAAATATAAAATGATCAGTCTGGAAGAAAACAGGGAAATACCTCTAACAGACACAGAAATGTATGTGACAGCTTTTCCGCTTAGCCACGTCAACCCTTATCAAAGTACAGCTTTTCTTTTACGGTATAATGACGATTACCTTCTTTACCTGGGAGATACGGGAAGCGATCGTATAGAAAAAAGCAATAAGCTCGAAAAACTATGGAAACAGGTTGCTCCATATGTAAATAAGCAAAAGCTAAAAGGAATTCTAATAGAAGTTTCTTTTCCAAATGAACAACCGGATAAATCATTATTTGGACATCTTACTCCAGCTTTATTGGAAAATGAATTGAATATTCTGAACGGTTTTTGTCAACCCGAAAAACTAAAAAACGTCCCCGTAATCATTACCCACCTGAAACCTGTGGATGATAACATAGAGAAAATCAAGAAGCAACTGAAGGAAAAAAATACTTTGGGAATCCGGTATATTTTTCCTGTACAAGGAGAAAAAATCACTTTGTAA
- a CDS encoding SDR family oxidoreductase, which yields MKTIFITGASTGLGKASAKLFQSKGWNVIATMRNPESDTELHTLENVTLLPLDVTNPEQIKSTVKKALEMSSIDLVFNNAGYGLIGPLEALTDDQIVKQLNTNLLGVIRVTQAFIPYFREKRSGMFITTTSIGGLIAFPLGSTYHATKWALEGWSESLAFELNTFGVDIKTVSPGGIKTDFISRSLDMGTQPEYEPMINTMFSNTEAMMEGASEPELIAEVVYEAATDGKKQLRYVAGKDANELYAQRLEMGAEAFREQFGKQFI from the coding sequence ATGAAAACAATTTTTATAACAGGTGCCTCTACAGGACTTGGAAAAGCGAGTGCTAAATTATTTCAAAGCAAAGGATGGAACGTAATAGCAACGATGAGAAATCCGGAATCTGATACCGAACTGCATACTTTAGAAAACGTAACGTTACTTCCTTTGGATGTTACCAATCCGGAACAGATCAAATCTACAGTAAAAAAGGCATTGGAGATGAGTTCGATAGACCTTGTATTCAATAATGCGGGATATGGTTTAATAGGACCTTTGGAAGCTTTAACAGATGATCAGATTGTAAAACAATTAAATACCAATCTTTTGGGAGTGATCCGTGTTACACAGGCTTTTATTCCTTATTTCAGGGAAAAGAGAAGCGGAATGTTCATTACTACAACTTCTATTGGAGGCTTGATTGCTTTTCCATTAGGATCTACCTATCATGCCACGAAGTGGGCATTGGAAGGATGGAGCGAAAGCCTGGCATTTGAACTGAATACCTTCGGGGTGGATATAAAAACCGTTTCTCCAGGCGGGATTAAAACAGATTTTATCAGTAGGTCACTGGATATGGGTACCCAACCGGAATATGAACCAATGATCAATACTATGTTTTCCAATACGGAAGCCATGATGGAGGGGGCTTCAGAGCCTGAATTAATTGCTGAAGTAGTATATGAAGCTGCTACCGACGGTAAAAAGCAACTTCGCTATGTTGCAGGTAAAGATGCTAATGAGCTGTATGCACAACGTCTGGAGATGGGAGCAGAAGCATTCCGTGAACAATTCGGAAAGCAATTTATATAA
- a CDS encoding AAA family ATPase, whose product MKYRRNNFYVITGGPGVGKTTLLNELENAGYRTVEEDARQIIKEQIKNKGNGLPWGNRELYTDLMISASLQSYEAVSAVRDEIVFFDRGIIDAFCYARMIQLPVTSEMKNITTNYLYNPQIFILPPWPEIYRTDGERKQTWEEAAETYNVMRSTYIDYGYTPIVVPPDTPQARANFILRNIIQSDFQQ is encoded by the coding sequence ATGAAATACCGTAGGAACAACTTTTACGTCATCACCGGTGGTCCCGGTGTTGGAAAAACAACTCTACTGAACGAGCTTGAAAATGCAGGATATCGGACAGTAGAAGAAGATGCAAGACAAATCATTAAAGAACAGATAAAAAATAAAGGAAATGGACTTCCATGGGGAAACAGAGAACTCTATACGGATCTTATGATCAGTGCATCTTTACAAAGTTATGAGGCTGTTTCTGCTGTTCGGGATGAGATTGTTTTTTTTGATCGTGGGATTATAGATGCTTTTTGCTATGCACGTATGATTCAATTACCTGTTACCTCTGAAATGAAAAATATTACCACAAACTATCTCTATAATCCCCAGATATTTATTCTTCCACCCTGGCCGGAAATCTACAGAACAGACGGCGAAAGAAAGCAAACCTGGGAAGAAGCAGCAGAAACTTATAATGTGATGAGGTCTACCTATATTGATTATGGTTATACGCCTATAGTTGTACCGCCTGATACTCCGCAGGCACGGGCAAACTTTATTCTCAGGAATATCATACAAAGTGATTTCCAACAATAA